The proteins below come from a single Sorghum bicolor cultivar BTx623 chromosome 4, Sorghum_bicolor_NCBIv3, whole genome shotgun sequence genomic window:
- the LOC110434762 gene encoding fibrous sheath CABYR-binding protein-like produces MAVDPSPAEALPAETSQAPKRRRLVRITDDDDDEEEAAPSLVRRPRSRPDVAPATTGRVTSDPPAPHAEPTSLGETGAAATTGRTRRRFFTATHRRSDLAASDVDPDNVAGQKTVEPMVVVEDAARQTTQEHTEGQPTAVSVVETAEEDPAQARNGASTPTRDEEAARMPPLSSVAEEGDRAPTPPPAEERRAPTPPRVETSSPKGSPGRDKGPVIPVTMAGGSAEGEEAQAASDDEVEEIQAIAPADLEEEVALLQQEKERLDQERADALEAGHQANEELRNKSRELSGENSVTLFLDYATFLFLCLH; encoded by the exons atggcggTGGATCCATCTCCTGCGGAGGCGCTGCCGGCGGAGACCAGCCAAGCTCCGAAGCGTCGTCGACTCGTtaggatcaccgacgacgacgacgacgaggaggaagcTGCACCTTCTTTGGTCCGAAGGCCGCGCAGTCGTCCAGACGTCGCGCCGGCCACTACTGGTCGGGTGACAAGTGACCCTCCTGCCCCACATGCCGAGCCGACGAGTCTTGGAGAGACaggggcggcggcgacgactggtaggaccaggaggaggttcttcACAGCGACACACAGGCGCTCCGATCT TGCGGCGTCTGACGTTGATCCAGACAACGTCGCTGGCCAGAAGACGGTCGAGCCGATGGTTGTCGTCGAAGATGCCGCGCGGCAAACCACCCAGGAGCACACCGAGGGACAGCCCACGGCAGTGAGCGTGGTGGAGACTGCTGAGGAGGACCCAGCTCAGGCGAGGAACGGAGCGAGCACCCCTACAAGGGATGAAGAGGCTGCGAGGATGCCTCCCCTGAGCAGTGTCGCAGAGGAGGGAGATAGAGCCCCGACTCCACCGCCTGCCGAAGAAAGGAGGGCCCCAACTCCACCCCGAGTAGAAACCTCTTCGCCAAAGGGCTCCCCTGGCCGGGATAAGGGTCCTGTGATACCTGTGACCATGGCTGGGGGTAGCGCAGAGGGCGAGGAGGCCCaagcggcctccgatgacgaagtAGAAGAAATCCAAG CAATTGCtcctgcagacttggaggaggaggttgcactCCTCCAACAAGAAAAGGAGaggctcgaccaggagcgtgccgacgcgctggaggccgggcaCCAAGCTAACGAGGAGCTAAGGAACAAGagtcgggagttgtctggtgagAACAGTGTCACCCTCTTTTTGGATTACGCAACGTTCCTTTTCTTGTGTTTACACTGA